From a single Raphanus sativus cultivar WK10039 chromosome 3, ASM80110v3, whole genome shotgun sequence genomic region:
- the LOC108844601 gene encoding uncharacterized protein LOC108844601: MEAQTQMQQLVPVFNGDEYELWSIKMKTLLMSRDLWDVIEDETSDQPMEEELAKSQRDLRIKDMSALYMLQMSVTDTIFLRIARATSSKQAWELLKAEFGETERIRSMKKQNVGMMYENLIMGEDESVDEFAWRVMNLANRLRFYGKNIPDDDVIFRILMKLPASYHESVSYIRTLKDVTITEVVEMLRGDEWRQRLMDEEASGSEKWCEFCRKKNHDTSECYSKNKKVRR; encoded by the coding sequence ATGGAGGCTCAAACGCAGATGCAACAGCTTGTTCCGGTGTTCAATGGAGACGAATATGAGCTTTGGAGTATCAAAATGAAGACCTTACTGATGTCTCGTGACCTATGGGATGTTATAGAGGATGAAACCTCGGATCAGCCTATGGAAGAAGAATTGGCTAAGTCACAGAGAGATCTAAGAATCAAGGATATGTCGGCTCTTTATATGCTTCAGATGTCGGTAACTGACACGATCTTTCTTCGGATAGCAAGAGCTACCTCGTCGAAGCAAGCATGGGAACTTTTGAAGGCGGAGTTTGGAGAAACAGAGAGGATTCGGAGTATGAAGAAACAGAATGTTGGGATGATGTATGAGAATTTGATAATGGGAGAAGATGAAAGTGTTGACGAGTTTGCTTGGAGAGTGATGAATCTTGCTAACCGGTTAAGGTTCTATGGAAAAAACATTCCTGATGATGATGTCATCTTTAGGATTCTTATGAAGTTGCCCGCCAGTTATCATGAGTCTGTATCATACATTCGAACTTTAAAAGACGTTACAATCACTGAGGTTGTTGAGATGTTGCGAGGTGATGAATGGAGGCAAAGGCTTATGGATGAAGAAGCTTCCGGGAGCGAAAAATGGTGTGAGTTTTGCAGGAAGAAGAATCATGACACCTCGGAATGCTATTCAAAGAACAAGAAAGTAAGACGGTAG
- the LOC108846596 gene encoding uncharacterized protein LOC108846596, which translates to MTMVVPVFDGTHYECWSVKMKTFLKAIDLWDVVETGIVQQEEISSAYQKFEEGYASSSSSTASASWIQWMEMKDTTALHMIQNALTFEIFPWIASATSSKEAWEILSAKSLGGPMYQARKLLNLKKEYDDMKMSDTETVHEFTGKVMELVFRMRSCGWEIEDKEVVDKILSSLPLRFNEALVGEAETLSICDLIDFLLVHEYNSAQESVEESVTGVEKSHGDERETSNSSENVTQSKRSIRKVKVSQVPLTERRRKEEWEVKVFLVISFFVLVYLLL; encoded by the coding sequence ATGACGATGGTTGTTCCTGTGTTCGATGGGACTCATTATGAGTGTTGGAGCGTAAAAATGAAAACCTTTCTGAAGGCTATCGATCTATGGGATGTCGTGGAGACAGGAATAGTTCAACAAGAGGAAATTTCATCGGCATATCAAAAATTTGAAGAAGGTTAtgcatcgtcatcatcatccacTGCTTCAGCCTCGTGGATACAATGGATGGAAATGAAGGACACAACAGCGCTTCATATGATCCAAAACGCATTAACCTTTGAGATTTTTCCGTGGATAGCTTCTGCTACATCATCAAAGGAGGCATGGGAGATTTTGTCAGCGAAATCACTAGGCGGTCCTATGTATCAAGCTAGAAAACTTCTTAATCTCAAGAAAGAGTATGATGATATGAAAATGAGCGACACGGAAACAGTTCATGAATTCACTGGGAAGGTAATGGAACTTGTGTTTCGTATGAGGTCTTGTGGATGGGAGATCGAAGATAAAGAAGTGGTGGACAAGATTCTTTCCTCTTTGCCTTTAAGGTTTAATGAAGCGTTGGTCGGAGAAGCGGAAACGCTTTCTATTTGCGATCTTATTGATTTCTTGCTGGTGCATGAATACAATTCGGCTCAAGAATCTGTAGAAGAATCGGTCACTGGTGTGGAAAAAAGTCACGGTGACGAACGTGAAACGTCAAACTCTTCGGAAAATGTCACTCAAAGCAAACGGAGCATCAGAAAGGTTAAAGTCTCCCAAGTGCCATTGACGGAAAGACGGAGAAAAGAGGAGTGGGAAGTAAAAGTTTTTCTTGTGATTTCGTTTTTCGTTTTGGTCTATCTTTTGTTATGA